One Fulvia fulva chromosome 8, complete sequence DNA window includes the following coding sequences:
- a CDS encoding Cytochrome P450 monooxygenase: MDVSATERLGIPPVWVLLLCLLCATVAIVRLSSWPQSGTRTPSHRSEPPVLPHWIPYLQHLPYFLWNPGALYKAGKRTFPNTPFTLVLNGTKFHVFDSPDTVKRVFSESRKLSFAPVIASMMENGMSLPIPDRPKFLSKDASPGEPKFVTENHNIWVQNLSGKALDDIMTIYMKNFRAVLAEQVAMHSTDVIRVNLFQFMRRLIFETSALTFFGPRLRDIWPSMWEDWRRYDDATYIGIRSNLAYYLQPGAHAAKEKMLKSFEKWIETAGEEDWSDTDGVWCERWGFKMNWQRDKLASKRGFTSRGRACLQASFLFVIVTNAAPMASWFMWCAAGTPERLALYRAAATQAKGTKSGDIDDGFPNLDMAAVRQSPYIHGLWLEALRLGTASAAARVVMQEDMELEGFLVQRGSVVLIPVQLMHLKEEVFQDANHVRPERWMRSDQDQLKRMNDHMRPFGGGTSICSGRHVAESEVTGVVTSLLLMFDVTFEMGLKEWEFNPRSLGVMAPKNDPVVNLQRKRDACGV, translated from the exons ATGGACGTCTCTGCAACAGAAAGGCTTGGAATTCCTCCAGTCTGGGTTCTCCTGCTCTGCCTCCTATGTGCTACAGTCGCCATCGTCCGCCTATCTTCATGGCCACAAAGCGGGACTCGGACGCCTAGCCATAGGAGTGAACCGCCAGTTCTTCCACATTGGATACCATATCTGCAACATCTTCCTTACTTTCTCTGGAATCCAGGAGCCTTGTATAAAGCTGGGAAAAGGACGTTTCCAAACACGCCTTTTACTTTGGTCCTGAATGGGACGAAATTCCACGTCTTCGACTCGCCAGACACTGTCAAGCGTGTGTTCAGTGAATCGAGAAAGTTGTCCTTTGCGCCTGTCATTGCCAGTATGATGGAAAATGGTATGAGCCTCCCGATTCCGGACCGACCTAAGTTCTTGTCCAAAGACGCATCTCCAGGAGAGCCCAAGTTCGTCACGGAGAACCATAATATTTGGGTCCAGAACCTGTCGGGAAAAGCTTTAGATGATATCATGACGATTTACATGAAGAATTTCCGGGCTGTGCTCGCTGAGCAAGTAGCAATGCACTCGACCGATGTGATCAGAGTCAATTTGTTTCAATTTATGCGGAGGTTGATCTTCGAGACTTCAGCTCTGACATTCTTCGGTCCCCGTCTCAGAGACATATGGCCCAGTATGTGGGAAGACTGGAGGCGGTATGATGATGCAACATACATTGGCATACGGTCCAATCTGGCATACTACTTACAGCCTGGAGCGCATGCTGCGAAGGAGAAGATGCTTAAGTCTTTTGAGAAATGGATTGAAACTGCTGGCGAAGAGGATTGGAGCGATACGGACGGAGTCTGGTGCGAAAGATGGGGCTTCAAAATGAATTGGCAGAGGGACAAGCTTGCTAGTAAGAGAGGATTCACATCTCGGGGGAGGGCCTGTCTGCAGGCTAGCTTTCTATTTGT TATCGTGACGAATGCCGCGCCGATGGCAAGCTGGTTCATGTGGTGCGCAGCTGGCACGCCAGAACGATTGGCATTATACCGGGCTGCGGCAACCCAAGCGAAAGGAACAAAGTCCGGTGACATCGATGATGGGTTCCCCAACTTGGACATGGCTGCAGTAAGACAAAGCCCCTACATCCATGGTCTCTGGCTTGAAGCGCTGCGTTTAGGAACTGCGAGTGCCGCCGCTCGGGTCGTGATGCAGGAAGACATGGAATTAGAAGGTTTCCTGGTACAGCGCGGCAGCGTTGTGTTGATACCTGTGCAGCTCATGCACTTGAAGGAGGAAGTTTTCCAAGATGCTAACCATGTCCGACCTGAGAGATGGATGAGAAGCGACCAAGACCAGCTTAAGCGCATGAATGACCACATGCGACCCTTTGGTGGAGGCACGTCTATATGCTCTGGCAGACACGTTGCTGAAAGCGAGGTC
- a CDS encoding Cytochrome P450 monooxygenase has protein sequence MLEETILSVLRRQDWAAWLFPILLTYLLFVLSRAIYDAFFGPLSIYPGPWWRAISNIPEALTLLRGEEGKVYLALHETYGPVVRVASTKLSYTGQDAFRDIYGAKANLPKDFFFYGKPASGFSPIVSAAKDEHSRQRKVLAQPFSARNLRELEPRLKSWAQRLRSKLEEEAEAGKSCDMVEYYNCTTFDIMGDLCFSEDLGMLKNGEYASWLRAAFESIKTASRFIAIKTCGKPFGWLVDLLLQILPQARGKHENEHRESSTARMRRRLACEPGEPDLWTRILEKSPDGLAEGEHYANSGFFLFAGSETTATALSGITFYLLKNPEYLAKLVEEIRSTYSKFDDMSLESLVRMKFLHCVIQEGLRMLPPVPSMLARKVPREGATIAGKRVSPGTTVGFHHLSAYRNPKYWQDGSEFRPERWMGDSKYKNDHLGVLEPFSIGSHDCLGKALAWHEIRLILATVLLHFDLSLCAVSNNWSDLKIYGIWEKKPLVVQIQRANVEQSRSLL, from the coding sequence ATGTTGGAAGAAACGATACTGAGCGTGCTCAGAAGGCAGGACTGGGCGGCATGGCTCTTCCCGATACTTCTAACCTATCTCTTGTTCGTTCTTAGCAGGGCAATCTACGATGCCTTCTTTGGACCATTAAGCATCTACCCGGGACCATGGTGGAGAGCCATTAGTAACATACCAGAAGCACTGACTCTACTGAGGGGGGAAGAAGGGAAGGTCTATCTGGCACTGCATGAAACGTACGGTCCAGTGGTCAGAGTAGCTTCGACCAAGCTGTCGTACACCGGACAGGACGCTTTCAGAGACATATACGGCGCGAAAGCAAATCTTCCCAAGGACTTCTTCTTCTATGGAAAGCCGGCAAGCGGGTTCAGTCCAATCGTCTCGGCAGCCAAAGACGAGCACTCGCGGCAACGCAAAGTTCTTGCCCAGCCCTTCTCTGCTAGGAACCTGCGAGAACTCGAACCGAGACTGAAATCATGGGCTCAGAGACTGCGATCGAAGCTCGAGGAAGAGGCAGAGGCAGGCAAGAGTTGCGATATGGTTGAGTACTACAACTGCACTACCTTCGACATCATGGGCGACTTGTGTTTCAGCGAAGACCTAGGGATGCTCAAAAATGGGGAGTACGCAAGTTGGCTACGAGCTGCTTTTGAGAGTATCAAGACAGCGTCACGGTTTATAGCGATCAAGACTTGCGGAAAACCATTCGGGTGGCTGGTTGATCTTTTACTACAGATTCTCCCCCAGGCTCGCGGGAAACATGAAAACGAACACCGGGAATCTTCTACAGCCAGGATGCGGCGGCGGCTTGCCTGCGAACCTGGTGAGCCGGACCTGTGGACGAGGATATTGGAGAAGAGCCCAGATGGTCTAGCTGAAGGCGAACATTACGCCAACTCCGGATTCTTCCTGTTTGCCGGCAGCGAGACTACTGCTACAGCGTTGAGTGGCATTACTTTTTACCTGCTGAAGAATCCAGAGTACCTTGCCAAGCTAGTGGAAGAGATACGCAGTACGTATTCGAAATTCGACGACATGTCTCTTGAATCACTTGTTCGTATGAAGTTCTTGCACTGTGTCATTCAAGAGGGGTTGCGAATGCTTCCGCCGGTACCCTCTATGCTGGCTCGAAAGGTCCCGAGGGAAGGAGCTACGATAGCAGGGAAAAGGGTTTCTCCAGGCACTACTGTAGGGTTCCATCATCTTTCAGCTTACAGGAACCCCAAGTACTGGCAAGATGGATCCGAGTTTCGCCCAGAGCGTTGGATGGGAGATTCAAAGTACAAAAATGACCATCTCGGTGTACTCGAACCATTCAGCATCGGCTCGCACGATTGCCTAGGCAAAGCTCTTGCGTGGCACGAGATTAGGCTTATCCTCGCCACAGTTCTACTACACTTCGATTTGAGCCTATGTGCGGTGTCTAACAACTGGAGTGACTTGAAAATCTACGGTATTTGGGAAAAGAAGCCTTTGGTGGTTCAGATACAGAGAGCCAACGTTGAACAAAGTAGATCTCTTTTGTAG
- a CDS encoding Highly reducing polyketide synthase, which yields MTESSSMTGPMTLLPLLRAMELEHLDPVEAGAFAAVIGVNRSPEDPLYIGSVKSNFGHLEGASGINAMIKALLMLEHDVLLPNADFREMAANIEYYKKLFFGQGSRSDGYV from the exons ATGACTGAGAGTAGCTCCATGACCGGTCCTATGACACTGCTACCTTTGTTGAG GGCCATGGAACTGGAGCACCT TGATCCAGTCGAGGCAGGCGCCTTTGCAGCAGTCATCGGTGTCAATCGCTCGCCGGAAGATCCGCTGTACATCGGATCGGTGAAGTCAAACTTCGG ACATCTCGAAGGTGCGAGTGGCATCAATGCCATGATCAAAGCTTTACTCATGCTCGAGCATGATGTTCTACTGCCGAATGCCGACTTTCGAGAGATGGCGGCCAACATAGAGTACTACAAGAAACTATTCTTTGGCCAGGGATCAAGAAGCGACGGATATGTTTGA
- a CDS encoding Nonribisomal peptide synthetase yields MSSFEVSTDAIRGEIADACNVLTEQIEDFYECTATQLGMFAESAKCDGAYQTLSVSSLESSIDQCRFCAALRHVYRANAVLRTRIVECSLGIVQAVIDEDLEIRRPTDGLEHYLQKEKKRHMWLGTLLGTVTIVERKLVCLTHHATRDDSALQFFMADVMRAYLNESAFPRAAFKDYVRHCSNIDKDASVAF; encoded by the exons ATGTCATCCTTCGAGGTATCCACTGATGCCATCCGTGGTGAAATCGCAGATGCCTGCAATGTACTTACAGAGCAGATCGAGGACTTCTACGAATGTACTGCCACGCAGTTGGGCATGTTTGCAGAGTCCGCAAAGTGCGACGGCGCATACCAGACTTTATCGGTCAGCTCATTGGAGTCTTCAATCGACCAATGCCGCTTCTGCGCCGCGCTACGTCACGTCTACCGGGCCAACGCAGTATTGCGAACCCGCATCGTGGAATGCAGCCTTGGAATTGTTCAAGCTGTCATCGACGAAGACCTGGAGATCCGGAGACCGACTGATGGCCTTGAACACTATCTGCAGAAAGAGAAGAAGCGGCACATGTGGCTAGGGACGCTATTGGGTACTGTGACCATCGTCGAACGTAAATTGGTATGCTTGACGCATCACGCCACGAGAGA TGACTCTGCCTTGCAGTTCTTCATGGCCGATGTCATGCGAGCTTACTTGAATGAATCTGCATTCCCACGTGCGGCTTTCAAAGATTACGTCCGCCATTGCAGCAACATCGACAAAGATGCCTCGGTGGCGTTCTAG
- a CDS encoding Nonribisomal peptide synthetase, whose product MTLDYVHDAPQPYALSLQCTINPTDVQLEARYDDHLLPERQMQRVLQQFQNFLRLLLRAPLQLKPNQIPRVSPKDRQELLQWNKSIPTYAEHPLHEFFRRRAPTMPHVSVALEAPDGKFTYKQLNDFSDRLGAEA is encoded by the coding sequence ATGACACTGGACTATGTTCACGATGCTCCCCAACCATACGCCCTAAGTCTGCAGTGTACTATCAACCCAACTGATGTGCAACTCGAGGCACGCTACGACGACCATCTTCTGCCCGAAAGACAAATGCAGCGAGTACTACAACAATTCCAAAACTTTTTGCGTTTACTGCTGCGAGCTCCTTTGCAGCTTAAGCCAAATCAAATTCCACGCGTGAGCCCAAAGGATCGTCAAGAACTTCTGCAGTGGAACAAGAGTATACCCACCTACGCCGAGCACCCTCTACATGAATTCTTCAGACGGCGTGCACCGACTATGCCACATGTATCCGTGGCTCTTGAAGCGCCAGATGGAAAGTTCACCTATAAGCAACTGAATGATTTCTCCGACCGCTTGGGAGCCGAAGCCTAG
- a CDS encoding Nonribisomal peptide synthetase, translating to MAILKAGAACVPLAPEHPRLRSKEMITSNVRATVLLTSRVHYAECADLVANVLVVDESTIGMLQDDGLQEVSVGTDQAAYILHTSGSTGTLKGVVLEHRNLTTSLMAYGESLTPPSTADERLLQETWASVLDIPVDKIGKETSFISLGGDSITGMQDVSRCGKRGVLLKMSDMLRSRSLLQAATHCTPHHVGAPGLRQKYIMPADEAAHIKEELGLGSAEFRGSYACAPLQEGILLSQARHATASPISDSGDLKFQHVAGELSTEYPLSFHVTTSKDYFHGEIQYKSTSVLDSIASHIADAVSSAITAILDDLQTPTASLELARSLLQRWNLEAPLALEACVHEQFREVALAQPERPAIHSSDNDLTYEKLDDLSDRLARKLQQKGVRAEIIVPMLCEKSSVAVVCCLAIMKAGAALLPLDPSHPSERLAAIVHDCGALLAITTASCMNQVEKLCQTVLPIDMGYYERLPADHDVQSDSSTPSNACAVIYTSGSSGTPKGIHPILRTVFVQDGQEVLQVVLQEAPIEQVYLSPAVVTDHSGFSPTKYLPTFHIFASTKDEVVLEIRIHHALYNAFSMDVILQDISAAYAEQTLTPRPNYHSRVSHVRSLDTTSAINFWAKALQGSSMTSLTPAEPPTRCSAAESSIEITMPAHSLQIAEVTPANVFKAAWATVFPQAVKSNDIVFGEIQTVRPSTFPEIDSTCGPSVNDLPVRVKLEDHHTSASLAAQIQSHSLDATPHHHLDIRSRSIIRDCTPWPAWTRFSSMMILQNHGALQAERNVGGVMCQLERLSYNGDSADVWVVAMPDGVFPRTGTTTTS from the exons ATGGCAATCTTGAAGGCAGGGGCAGCGTGCGTACCACTTGCGCCGGAGCACCCACGACTGCGCAGCAAAGAAATGATCACCTCGAACGTGCGAGCGACGGTTCTGCTCACTTCACGCGTGCACTACGCCGAATGCGCAGACCTTGTCGCGAACGTGCTTGTAGTGGATGAAAGTACGATCGGTATGCTTCAGGACGATGGTCTGCAGGAAGTCTCCGTCGGTACAGATCAAGCCGCTTATATCCTGCATACGAGTGGCAGTACTGGAACGCTCAAAGGGGTCGTCTTGGAACATCGCAACCTCACCACCTCTCTCATGGCCTACG GTGAGTCCTTAACACCGCCATCCACAGCCGACGAGAGACTTCTCCAAGAGACTTGGGCATCTGTACTCGACATTCCCGTCGACAAGATTGGTAAAGAGACCTCGTTCATCAGCCTGGGCGGAGATAGCATCACAGGCATGCAGGATGTTTCGCGTTGCGGCAAGCGAGGAGTCTTGCTCAAGATGTCGGATATGCTTCGCAGTAGGAGCTTACTCCAAGCGGCGACGCATTGCACTCCACATCATGTTGGAGCGCCGGGTTTGCGACAGAAGTATATCATGCCAGCAGACGAGGCAGCACACATCAAGGAAGAGCTAGGACTGGGCTCTGCCGAATTCCGAGGCTCATATGCTTGCGCACCTTTGCAGGAGGGTATCTTGCTTTCGCAGGCAAGG CACGCTACTGCGTCGCCTATCTCAGACTCGGGCGACCTGAAATTTCAGCATGTAGCAGGCGAGCTATCGACAGAG TATCCTCTTTCCTTCCACGTTACTACTTCAAAAGACTACTTCCACGGTGAAATCCAGTACAAGTCGACTAGCGTGCTCGACTCTATCGCATCACACATTGCAGATGCAGTATCATCAGCGATCACAGCGATATTGGATGATCTCCAAACGCCAACAGCGAGCCTCGAACTGGCACGATCACTCCTGCAAAGATGGAACCTCGAAGCACCGCTAGCGCTGGAAGCCTGCGTCCACGAGCAGTTTCGAGAGGTCGCTCTTGCTCAGCCAGAGCGACCTGCCATCCATTCTTCGGATAACGACCTTACTTACGAGAAGTTAGACGACCTATCTGACCGCCTTGCTCGCAAGCTGCAGCAGAAAGGCGTGCGGGCAGAGATCATAGTCCCCATGCTTTGCGAGAAGTCAAGTGTGGCGGTCGTATGCTGTCTCGCGATCATGAAAGCTGGTGCAGCACTCCTGCCGCTCGATCCAAGTCATCCATCGGAAAGGCTTGCTGCCATTGTCCACGACTGCGGCGCACTCCTGGCTATCACCACTGCAAGCTGTATGAACCAGGTCGAGAAGCTATGTCAGACTGTTCTTCCAATCGACATGGGGTACTACGAGCGACTGCCCGCCGACCACGACGTTCAAAGCGATTCCTCAACACCTTCGAATGCGTGTGCAGTCATCTACACTAGTGGCTCTTCAGGCACTCCGAAAGGCATC CATCCCATTCTTCGAACAGTATTCGTACAAGATGGGCAAGAGGTGCTCCAAGTCGTCCTTCAAGAGGCCCCGATCGAGCAAGTGTATCTGAGCCCAGCGGTTGTGACGGACCATTCTGGCTTTTCACCAACCAAATATCTGCCAACGTTCCACATCTTTGCATCGACGAAAGATGAAGTGGTCCTCGAGATCCGTATACATCACGCTCTGTATAATGCTTTCTCGATGGATGTGATACTGCAAGACATATCCGCAGCCTACGCCGAGCAAACACTCACTCCACGACCCAACTACCACTCACGGGTCTCCCACGTACGAAGCCTTGACACTACATCGGCTATCAACTTCTGGGCCAAAGCCCTGCAGGGCTCGTCGATGACATCTCTGACCCCAGCCGAGCCGCCAACCAGGTGCTCAGCAGCAGAGTCCTCGATAGAGATTACAATGCCCGCACACTCGCTGCAAATCGCCGAAGTGACACCAGCAAACGTCTTCAAGGCAGCCTGGGCGACCGTGTTCCCACAAGCCGTCAAATCAAACGACATCGTCTTCGGAGAGATCCAAACAGTACGCCCATCCACATTCCCCGAAATCGACTCAACCTGCGGACCATCCGTGAACGACCTCCCCGTCCGTGTCAAACTCGAAGACCATCACACAAGTGCCTCACTCGCAGCACAAATCCAGTCGCACTCCCTAGACGCGACACCCCATCACCACCTGGACATAAGATCCAGATCCATCATCAGAGACTGCACGCCTTGGCCTGCCTGGACCCGGTTCAGCTCGATGATGATCTTACAGAACCACGGAGCTCTGCAGGCCGAACGTAATGTCGGTGGTGTAATGTGCCAGCTCGAGCGGTTAAGCTACAATGGCGATTCTGCGGATGTCTGGGTCGTGGCTATGCCAGATGGTGTTTTCCCCCGAACGGGGACCACGACCACAAGCTGA
- a CDS encoding High-affinity methionine permease → MNEVKDPVRTLKSVSLTALATACAMYALVNVAYFLVVPLDEVRSSGELIAALFFERVFGQAFGRRILPLMVALSGVGNVMVVTFALARLNQEIARTGLIPGGRLLSTTKPFGSPLGGLIIHWIPSALVLTIPSGDVYSFILEVEGCPGQIVALATAIGRIWLRFNRPDLHRPYKAWIPGVLVRSCIAVALLLAPFFPSEIQKAKGLIGGTAYALAGIAILLFGALYWYVFAKLLPHWRGYKLADQTELLADGTTITKIAHVPL, encoded by the exons ATGAACGAGGTCAAGGATCCGGTACGAACCTTGAAATCAGTGTCTCTGACAGCACTGGCGACCGCATGCGCGATGTACGCGCTGGTCAACGTGGCATACTTCCTGGTTGTGCCATTGGACGAGGTGCGTAGCAGTGGAGAACTCATCGCTGCCCTATTCTTCGAACGAGTCTTTGGCCAAGCCTTCGGCCGCCGAATACTCCCACTCATGGTGGCTTTGAGTGGTGTTGGGAATGTTATGGTAGTGACGTTTGCACTGGCTCGTCTCAACCAAGAGATCGCCCGAACAGGACTCATCCCTGGTGGCCGACTGCTCTCGACAACCAAGCCGTTTGGCTCACCTCTCGGCGGCCTCATCATACATTGGATACCATCAGCTCTAGTCCTGACAATCCCAAGCGGCGACGTCTACTCTTTCATCCTGGAAGTGGAAGGGTGTCCGGGTCAGATCGTCGCACTTGCTACAGCGATTGGTCGCATCTGGTTGAGGTTCAACCGTCCAGATCTTCATCGTCCTTACAAAGCTTGGATACCCGGCGTGCTTGTGCGGTCATGTATCGCAGTAGCGTTACTGCTGGCGCCCTTCTTCCCCAGTGAGATACAGAAGGCGAAAGGTCTGATCGGTGGAACGGCATATGCTCTCGCTGGAATCGCCAT TCTCCTTTTCGGCGCGCTGTACTGGTACGTGTTTGCGAAGCTGCTCCCACACTGGCGCGGATACAAGCTCGCAGATCAGACGGAGTTGCTGGCTGATGGCACCACCATCACCAAAATTGCGCATGTTCCGTTGTGA